The Oscarella lobularis chromosome 9, ooOscLobu1.1, whole genome shotgun sequence genome includes a window with the following:
- the LOC136191300 gene encoding cytoskeleton-associated protein 5-like isoform X2: MGDEDDFSKLPTEEKVAHKLFKVRIQGYAEALTLFRSQDGETSSAFNPYMGLVKKFVVDSNALAQEKGVEAALEFVKKASAAGRVCADVIDGVVTKCMNARAKTRSKGIEICLMYIEIEKGDAVIEVLLAGLKNKQPKIVIGCLETITQAISEFGVKVFNIRPVLKVLENQFQHSDKGVREQSKLLTVEIFSYIRDKVLPSIQKIKPVQLKELEDTWQSLPSDAPSPSRFTRSEQARQAAAIESGETTEEKESEGTGEPAAAAAVALATPEIDIDPLEFVEPVDVLAKLPADFYTNMGSPSWKLRKEALDALLPLAESPKMVDNHYGELVKALHHVILKDSNVMVVIVAAKCVAGLAKGLKKRFSAFTSNVITAVLEKFKEKKQSVVVALRDAADSLFKTTTLEAMMEDVFPFLENKNPNVKCETCSFLARCFTFCTPAVMNKATVKRICPKLLPKLDDTHPDVRNSAAEALGVILKIVGEKGMSVYLEGIDKTKSEKVMEASSKVEMKVAIAAPAKSAPPKPDSSSKSKSVKPPSAKPAGPTKKVATAPSSKPPIKKPAAASSKSKATVSKAKKGKGGGGASGFQEVSVPLEPELSSEEVKEKAVEILGENLVSQLENTNWKERLAACEEIKKKLESMDDINPFVMISILAGKKPGWKDSNFQVMKLKFSLVAYVASHAKGFGKRSIAAAISGLVDKLADTKIKGEASEALNASAEATSLNYVSTQVCKHACGQKNPKVLSESMVWLGESIKAFGFKINLKPHIDHVKTMLQQTNPAVRASAIGLLGVFHLYVGAPVRVFFEDEKPALLAQIDAQFEKNSGEKPPKPSRGAPESGGDDDTESEEQQEAVTVNVSDMIPRVDVGGKLKGALIKELGDKNWKVRGEALQKVSDIISEAKFILPPLGELPGALKARLSDSNKNLVVIVLGMLGNIAAAMGAPVAKYLRHWGAPILGVLADSKPQQRASAVSCLNSFYNEIGLVPFLETEILSTALATDNPFLRSTLLDWLEEKLGGASGTKFDLSLVAFPFVVCLEDRSADVRKKAQAMLGTIIRHVGVNGITRAAEKLGTASSKQNVMGMVEKWRQASGVEKKTKEKETSAPPPSSKPSKTKISSSRSKASLPTTSKKKEVSEETGPPLLPSNKEKRFRDEESLKIFKWNFQASQAPRDECVDQLKDSLQSCTSSTLHENLFHVDFKRHLTALEMLAEFTVSPENQTIVVSSLDLILKWITLRFFEKNTTVLIKCLEYLDSLFGLLSDWDYALHDLEASAFLPCLVMKVGDPKDVVRKQVRDLMRRSCNIYPAPKVYVYVSEGVKAKNSRQRTECLEEMGHLIARYTVSICPSKGGIAFIASNISDRDSAVRSAALNALVEVYRFEGEKMYKMAGNLSEKDISLLEERVKRVAGTSSSATDVTEVAMEKKPTKSHQKVVDNELKPNVATKKVDWGWDLGGIPDDLMEGLPEIPPPRHRDQDYLNLPEIKLPPRRHYPEVPEPKTMDLSHLIKETEAMLSSGAPTSSSSSSTAAPTASSDEGLSVEKTPPHLAQALDLVISQISSHDVQTSVSALKTLQKLLKEKENFGYIANHVDQLICAINLQVHVAMSAHLPSRKNSESRQTLNLLKYLINIITQFFHVALLAQRVSPGVLRDLFRCLLTLILDKGLLELKDSAQIVRNLNAIVLQIVTTSNPTNCFSALLQLLTEMSRLEGGGNPKLLQLVMKCTWRLTKILDKGTADVDVSHVLLDCHSFLSRHPPSAWASHREDTPLRTVKTLLHILVNRKSDAILDCLGLIPNATETDVYRYITRELEKHSRKIAPTAVEKVSASASDSPLQQRRKDTITPASNQKLSEIFARISSPENEKEGLDELHDFLTSHPEVDINKFLDRGSPYYKTYILRCLDIRQGAAERKRETDFEDTTTLEEYKTCLKDLRARMNRLNEIKEKELGLKVSTPITVLSSSDSAPSSEDEDEPDAPIIAVAVKPSSSLPVSSSSRSQSRVASTTSLAALKERLARINARK, translated from the exons AtgggcgacgaagacgacttttCGAAGCTCCCGAcggaagaaaaagtcgcgCACAAG CTTTTCAAGGTGCGAATCCAAGGCTACGCCGAAGCCTTGACCCTCTTTCGAAGCcaagacggcgaaacgagcTCTGCTTTTAATCCCTACATGGGATTAGTGAAaaagttcgtcgtcgactcgaacgCGCTTGCGCAGGAGAAAGGCGTCGAAGCGGCGCTCGAATTTGTGAAAAAGGCGTCCGCTGCCGGACG GGTTtgcgctgacgtcatcgatggCGTAGTGACGAAATGTatgaacgcgcgcgctaagactAGAAGCAAAGGAATCGAAATTTGTCTAATGTAcatcgaaattgaaaaaggagatgCTGTCAtt GAAGTACTTTTGGCCGGTCTAAAGAACAAACAGCCTAAAATTGTCATTGGTTGCTTGGAAACAATAACACAAGCAATAAG TGAGTTTGGTGTAAAGGTCTTCAATATTAGACCGGTGCTAAAAGTTCTTGAGAATCAATTTCAACATAGTGATAAGGGAGTGAGAGAACAG TCCAAACTTTTGACTGTTGAAATCTTTTCCTATATCCGAGACAAAGTTCTTCCAAGCATCCAGAAAATCAAACCAGTTCAACTGAAAGAATTAGAAGACACGTGGCAATCATTGCCATCCGATGCACCCAGCCCTTCTCGTTTTACGCGTTCCGAACAAGCCAGACAAGCAGCAGCCATTGAATCTGGAGAGACaacggaagaaaaagaaagtgaAGGGACTGGGGAGcctgctgccgccgccgctgttgCCTTAGCAACACCTGAAATTGACATTGATCCTCTTGAATTTGTTGAACCGGTTGACGTTCTAGCCAAACTTCCAGCTGACTTCTATACAAACATG GGTTCTCCTAGCTGGAAGTTAAGGAAGGAGGCTTTAGATGCCCTTCTTCCGTTGGCCGAAAGTCCGAAGATGGTGGACAATCACTATGGCGAATTGGTCAAAGCACTTCATCAC GTTATATTGAAAGACAGCAACGTAATGGTTGTCATAGTTGCAGCAAAGTGCGTCGCAGGCTTAGCCAAGGGACtcaagaaacgattttccgCTTTTACAAGCAACGTCATCACCGCAGTTTtggaaaaattcaaagagaagaagcagagCGTCGTGGTTGCCTTGAGAGACGCAGCCGATTCCCTTTTCAAGACC ACTACTTTGGAAGCAATGATGGAAGATGTCTTCCCATTTCTGGAAAATAAGAATCCCAACGTCAAATGCGAGACGTGTTCATTTCTCGCACGCTGTTTCACCTTTTGCACTCCAGCTGTCATGAACAAAGCAACAGTCAAGCGAATATGTCCCAAACTACTTCCG AAATTGGATGACACACATCCGGACGTGCGTAATTCAGCGGCGGAAGCTCTCGGAGTCATTCTAAAGATCGTTGGAGAGAAAGGAATGAGCGTTTACTTGGAAGGAATAGACAAaacaaaaagcgaaaaa GTGATGGAGGCTTCAAGTAAAGTTGAAATGAAAGTTGCGATTGCTGCTCCAGCAAAATCTGCTCCGCCCAAACCGGATTCTTCTTCGAAATCAAAGAGTGTGAAGCCTCCAAGCGCCAAGCCAGCTGGACCAACGAAGAAAGTGGCAACAGCACCTTCATCAAAGCCACCC ATTAAAAAGCCTGCAGCTGCAAGTAGTAAAAGTAAAGCGACTGTTTCCAAGGCGAAAAAGGGGaaaggaggcggaggagctTCTGGATTTCAAGAAGTTTCCGTTCCTTTGGAACCGGAATTGTCT AGCGAGGAGGTGAAAGAGAAGGCTGTTGAAATTTTGGGCGAGAATCTCGTCAGTCAGTTGGAGAACACGAATTGGAAAGAGAGACTCGCCGCTTGTGAAGAGATCAAGAAG aaacTTGAATCCATGGACGACATCAATCCCTTTGTTATGATCAGCATTTTAGCTGGGAAGAAACCTGGATGGAAAGACAGCAATTTTCAA GTGATGAAGTTGAAATTTTCTCTAGTCGCCTACGTAGCGAGCCACGCAAAGGGTTTCGGAAAGCGAAGCATTGCCGCAGCCATTTCCGGCCTCGTTGACAAACTCGCCGACACAAAAATCAAAGGAGAAGCGTCAGAAGCTCTCAACGCCTCCGCAGAGGCAACCTCATTGAACTACGTATCAACACAG GTTTGCAAGCATGCCTGTGGACAGAAGAATCCCAAAGTTCTGTCTGAATCTATGGTGTGGCTTGGAGAGTCCATCAAAGCGTTTGGTTTCAAGATCAATCTCAAGCCTCATATTGATCACGTCAAGACAATGTTGCAGCAAACGAATCCC GCTGTTCGGGCGTCTGCTATTGGTCTTCTTGGGGTTTTTCATCTCTATGTTGGTGCTCCAGTTCGGGTTTTCTTTGAGGATGAGAAGCCGGCTCTATTGGCTCAAATTGATGCTCAATTTGAAAAGAATTCGGGCGAGAAACCGCCGAAACCGTCGCGTGGAGCCCCAGAATCCGGAGGAGACGACGATACGGAAAGCGAAGAGCAACAAGAAGCCGTCACTGTCAACGTTTCGGATATGATCCCACGCGTTGACGTTGGCGGCAAACTAAAGGGAGCTCTCATCAAAGAACTGGGAGACAAGAACTGGAAAGTGAGAGGAGAAGCTTTACAAAAG gTCAGCGATATCATTTCTGAAGCGAAATTCATTCTACCTCCCCTGGGAGAACTCCCCGGCGCTTTGAAAGCACGACTCAGCGActcaaataaaaatttg GTTGTTATTGTTTTGGGAATGTTGGGAAACATTGCCGCGGCGATGGGCGCACCGGTAGCGAAGTATCTTCGCCACTGGGGCGCGCCAATACTCGGCGTCCTAGCCGACTccaaa cCCCAGCAACGCGCTTCTGCCGTCTCTTGCTTGAATTCGTTCTACAACGAAATTGGTCTCGTTCCTTTTCTCGAAACGGAAATTCTTTCCACTGCTCTAGCGACGGATAACCCGTTTCTTCGCTCCACTTTGCTCGATTGGCTCGAAGAGAAACTGGGCGGTGCTTCGGGTACTAAATTCGATTTGAGTCTCGTTGCTTTTCCCTTCGTCGTCTGCCTCGAAGATCGGAGTGCCGacgtgagaaagaaagcgcAGGCAATGCTAGGAACGATTATACGCCACGTGGGAGTGAATGGCATTACGAGAGCAGCGGAGAAATTAGGGACAGCGTCATCAAAACAAAACGTCATGGGTATGGTGGAGAAATGGAGGCAAGCATCAGGAgtcgaaaaaaagacaaaggaaaaggagacaagcgctcctcctccttcctCCAAACCAAGCAAAACAAAg ATTAGTTCTTCTCGAAGCAAAGCTTCTCTTCccacgacgtcgaagaaaaaggaggtATCTGAAGAAACGGGTCCTCCCTTGCTGCCTAGCAACAAAGAGAAGcgttttcgcgacgaagaatcgTTGAAGATTTTCAAGTGGAATTTCCAAGCGTCCCAAGCGCCACGTGACGAATGCGTCGACCAATTAAAAGATTCGCTTCAATCCTGCACGTCATCAACGCTCCACGAAAATCTTTTTCACGTCGATTTCAAACGTCATTTAACGGCACTCGAAATGTTGGCCGAATTCACCGTTTCCCCGGAAAAccaaacgatcgtcgtctcgtctctCGATTTGATTCTCAAGTGGATTACGTTGCGATTCTTCGAGAAGAATACCACTGTTCTAATCAAGTGTCTTGAGTACTTGGATTCTCTTTTTGGCTTGCTCTCGGACTGGGACTATGCTCTTCACGACTTAGAAGCGTCGGCTTTTCTTCCTTGTCTCGTCATGAAG GTTGGTGATCCCAAGGATGTCGTTCGTAAGCAAGTTCGAGATCTAATGCGCCGCTCTTGCAACATCTATCCCGCGCCCAAAGTCTACGTTTACGTCAGCGAAGGAGTCAAAGCGAAGAATTCTCGACAGAGAACAG AATGTCTTGAGGAGATGGGTCATTTGATTGCGCGCTACACTGTTTCGATTTGTCCTTCCAAGGGCGGAATAGCGTTCATTGCTTCCAACATATCAGACCGGGATAGCGCCGTGAGATCAGCAGCTCTCAACGCTCTCGTCGAAGTCTATCgattcgaaggcgaaaagATGTATAAAATGGCGGGGAATTTATCCGAAAAGGATATCAGTCTATTGGAGGAGAGAGTGAAACGCGTTGCCGGAACGTCGTCCTCTGCTACGGACGTCACTGAGGTTGCTATGGAGAAAAAACCAACGAAATCTCATCAAAAG GTTGTTGATAACGAATTGAAACCGAATGttgcgacgaagaaagttGATTGGGGATGGGATTTGGGCGGCATTCCTGACGATTTGATGGAGGGATTGCCGGAAATTCCACCTCCAAGGCACCGAGATCAAGATTACCTAAATCTTCCGGAAATCAAATTACCACCTAG acGGCATTATCCTGAAGTCCCGGAACCAAAAACCATGGATTTATCTCATTtaataaaagaaacagaagcaATGTTATCATCAGGAGCCCcaacatcgtcgtcatcatcatcaactGCAGCCCCAACAGCATCATCAGATGAAGGATTATCCGTGGAAAAAACGCCTCCACATCTGGCTCAAGCTCTTGACCTTGTCATATCCCAAATATCAAGCCACGATGTGCAGACGAGCGTGTCTGCATTGAAAACG TTGCAGAAActtttgaaggagaaggagaattttGGCTACATCGCCAATCACGTGGATCAGTTAATCTGCGCTATTAATCTTCAAGTGCACGTCGCAATGAGCGCTCATCTCccttcgcgaaaaaattcggaATCTCGTcaa actTTGAATCTTTTGAAATATCTAATCAACATCATCACTCAG ttttttcaCGTGGCGTTGTTGGCTCAGAGAGTGTCGCCTGGCGTTCTTCGCGATCTGTTTCGTTGTCTTTTGACTCTCATCCTGGACAAGGGCCTATTGGAATTAAAAGATTCCGCTCAAATAGTCCGAAATCTAAACGCCATTGTCCTGCAAATCGTCACCACTTCCAATCCAACGAATTGCTTCAG tGCCCTGTTGCAACTTCTAACGGAAATGTCAAGATTAGAAGGAGGCGGAAATCCAAAGCTTCTCCAACTCGTCATGAAA TGTACGTGGAGATTGACGAAGATTTTGGACAAGGGAACagctgacgtcgacgtgagtCACGTTCTGCTTGATTGCCATTCGTTTCTCTCTCGTCATCCGCCCTCCGCTTGGGCTTCTCATCGCGAAGACACGCCTCTTCGAACCGTCAAAACTCTCCTACACATTCTCGTCAATCGCAAGAGCGACGCA ATACTTGATTGCTTGGGATTAATTCCCAACGCCACGGAGACTGATGTATACAGATACATAACTCGAGAGCTTGAGAAACATAGCAGAAAAATAGCTCCCACTGCAGTCGAGAAAGTCTCAGCCTCAGCCTCGGACTCGCCTTTGCAGCAGAGACGAAAGGATACAATTACACCGGCATCCAATCAGAAGTTGAGCGAAATATTCGCCAGAATTTCATCACCCGAGAACGAGAAGGAG GGACTGGATGAATTGCACGACTTTTTGACGTCCCATCCTGAAGTGGACATTAATAAATTTCTGGACAGAGGCTCGCCCTACTATAAGACATATATTCTCCGCTGTTTGGATATTAGACAAGGCGCTGCAGAACGTAAAAGAG AGACTGACTTTGAAGATACTA CCACTCTCGAAGAGTACAAGACTTGCTTGAAGGATCTTCGAGCGAGAATGAATCGTCTG AATGAAATtaaagaaaaggaattagGCCTTAAAGTCTCTACACCTATCACCGTTCTTTCGTCTTCAGATTCAGCGCCTAGTAGCGAAGATGAG